The Argentina anserina chromosome 3, drPotAnse1.1, whole genome shotgun sequence genome includes a region encoding these proteins:
- the LOC126789607 gene encoding uncharacterized protein At4g04980: protein MGLMLDLQKLYPEIVHHSQLSEMKGASTEKILASFCNALKSIGDLWITNHDRLDKQKYDIPIIPSFKENVNWEQRVGTVVAILECLIKIARAKFDMMDEEEQKGNCSPQGDSFQRFLGDTDSESYTSSCPSPLTPSSVLPDIKEFGSLKSQRRSNASSNSPLVLTLRVQAVGKLNPIDVKHLSLHLSNKEACDTSNKLVDEPSRETVESSPEKIPGEEKRCSSAGDKTAEVPNPSFNENDTRNGIIDNNNCNDISIPATAPETSTVDTKELPLSSPPTSSPNLTAIPVPPPPPPPPPRTTTAAANAAEARQPPLSMALGSTKAASPAPPPAFASLNEAPARQPQPTPSKTLLSTKVAPSPPPPTPTTLSPINAAPSRQPTPLGSTKAAPPPPPLPMTPGSAAAGPQNAPLSPVATISAPPPPPPMRLANGAAPPPPPPMVRPANGTGPPPPPALGGRSLLAKKSNTKLKRSSQMGSLYRTLKGKVEGSSLIDITSNGKKGAAGSSTTGGKGMADALAEMTKRSAYFQQIEEDVQKYSKAIINMRNSLSSFQTKDMNELVEFHKQVESILEHFTDESQILSRFEGFPTKKLETLRTAAALHSKLNAMFRELHNWKIEAPLGPLLDKTERYFTKLKGEIDKLEGTKDEEAKKFQSQNIYFDYNILIRVKEAMVDVSSGCMELALKERREAKANGESHTTGTKTDKKQLKGSVKMLWRAFQFAFKVYTFAGGHDDRADMLTRELATEIESDPHHH from the exons ATGGGGTTGATGCTTGATCTCCAAAAGCTCTACCCTGAAATTGTACATCACAGTCAATTATCAGAAATGAAGGGAGCATCTACAGAAAAG ATCCTGGCCTCCTTCTGCAATGCCCTGAAATCTATTGGAGATTTGTGGATTACAAACCATGATCGGTTGGACAAACAGAAATATGATATACCAATAATACCATCATTCAAAGAGAATGTCAATTGGGAGCAACGCG TTGGAACCGTGGTGGCAATACTTGAGTGCTTGATTAAGATAGCAAGGGCCAAATTCGATATGATGGACGAAGAGGAGCAGAAAGGCAACTGCAGCCCTCAAGGTGACTCATTCCAGAGATTCTTAGGCGACACCGATTCAGAGAGTTATACCTCTAGCTGCCCTTCTCCCCTCACTCCATCCTCTGTCCTCCCGGATATAAAAGAGTTTGGTTCCCTCAAATCTCAAAGGAGATCAAACGCTTCTTCTAACTCACCGCTTGTCTTGACTTTGAGAGTGCAGGCAGTGGGGAAACTCAACCCAATTGATGTTAAGCATTTGTCACTTCACTTATCAAACAAAGAAGCCTGCGATACAAGTAACAAATTGGTTGATGAACCATCAAGAGAGACGGTGGAGAGTAGTCCCGAGAAAATACCAGGGGAAGAAAAGAGATGTAGCAGCGCAGGAGATAAAACAGCAGAGGTTCCAAATCCAAGTTTTAATGAGAATGATACCAGAAATGGTATAATAGACAACAACAACTGTAATGATATTAGCATTCCAGCCACAGCCCCTGAAACTTCCACAGTAGATACAAAAGAATTGCCTCTATCCTCACCACccacatcatcaccaaatctCACAGCAATACCTGTACCACCacccccaccaccaccaccaccacgaacaacaacagcagcagcaaATGCAGCAGAAGCGAGGCAGCCACCTCTATCTATGGCACTGGGATCGACAAAAGCTGCTTCACCAGCACCACCACCAGCATTTGCATCACTAAATGAAGCACCAGCTAGGCAGCCACAGCCAACTCCATCTAAGACACTGCTATCAACAAAAGTTgctccatcaccaccaccacctacACCAACAACATTATCACCAATAAATGCAGCACCATCTAGGCAGCCAACACCACTGGGATCAACAAAAGctgctccaccaccaccacctctgcCCATGACACCAGGATCAGCAGCAGCAGGCCCACAAAATGCACCACTCTCGCCGGTTGCAACTATATCTGCTCCGCCACCCCCACCACCCATGCGGCTTGCAAATGGAGCTGCTCCACCCCCACCTCCACCCATGGTGAGGCCTGCAAATGGAACTGGTCCACCCCCACCTCCAGCACTTGGTGGGAGATCCTTACTTGCAAAGAAATCAAATACTAAATTGAAGAGATCATCCCAAATGGGAAGTCTGTATCGGACTCTCAAGGGGAAGGTGGAAGGGTCTAGCTTAATTGATATTACATCCAATGGGAAAAAGGGTGCAGCTGGGAGCAGCACAACAGGTGGAAAAGGAATGGCTGATGCTCTAGCAGAGATGACAAAAAG ATCAGCGTACTTTCAACAAATTGAAGAAGACGTCCAGAAATATTCAAAGGCTATAATAAATATGAGAAACAGCCTGAGTTCTTTCCAAACAAAAGATATGAATGAGCTGGTAGAGTTCCACAAGCAAGTAGAATCCATTCTTGAACACTTTACGGATGAATCACAG ATTTTATCAAGGTTTGAAGGATTCCCTACAAAGAAGTTAGAAACATTAAGAACAGCAGCAGCACTCCACTCAAAGTTAAATGCAATGTTCAGAGAactacacaattggaagataGAGGCTCCCCTAGGTCCACTCCTTGACAAGACTGAACGCTATTTCACCAAG CTGAAAGGAGAAATAGATAAACTGGAGGGAACAAAAGATGAAGAAGCTAAGAAATTTCAGAGTCAAAATATCTACTTTGACTACAATATCCTCATCAGGGTAAAAGAAGCAATGGTGGATGTTTCCTCAGGCTGCATGGAGCTAGCACTAAAG GAAAGAAGAGAGGCAAAGGCCAATGGAGAATCACACACTACTGGAACTAAAACTGATAAAAAGCAGTTAAAGGGAAGTGTTAAAATGCTATGGAGGGCTTTTCAGTTTGCGTTCAAGGTTTACACCTTTGCCGGTGGACATGATGATCGTGCAGACATGCTCACAAGAGAACTAGCTACTGAAATTGAGTCTGACCCCCATCACCATTGA